The sequence AGCTGGGCGGGTTTGCGGTGCGCGAGGTGGCCGACGCCGAGCCGGTCGAGCCACTGCTGGGCGGTGCGGCGGGCCTCGGCGCGCGGGGTGCCGTGGGCGCGCAGTCCGTATGCGGTGTTGGTCAGGGCGCTCAGATGCGGGAAGAGCGCGCCGTCCTGCGGGACCCAGGCGACGCCGCGCCGGTGCGGGGGCAGCGCGCTGACATCGGTGTCGCCGAGGCGGAGCGCGGCGTGGGCGCGGGGGGTGAGGCCGAGGAGGGCGCGCAGCAGGGTGGTCTTGCCCGCGCCGTTGGGGCCGACGACGGCCAGGGTGGTGCCCGGCCCGGCGTCCAGGGTCAGCTCGGTGAAGCCGGTGACCTCGGCGCGCAGCGGCCAGCGGCTCTCGGCGGCAGGGGGCGCGGCGGGGACGGCGGACGGGGCGGCGTCGGGGGCAGCGAGGCCGGCGGTGTCGGCGTCGGGGAAGGTGTCGGCGTCGGTGGTGTCGGCGAGGCGTACGGAGCGGGTGCGGGCCGTACGGTCGGCCGTGCTGCCGGTCCAGCGGCCGCGCAGCGCCACCAGGACGGCCATGGCGATGACCAGCAACAGCAGGGAGACCGAGGTGGCGGCCTCCGGGGAGTCCTGGAGCAGCAGATAGACCTCCAGGGGGAGGGTCTGGGTGGTGCCGGGCAGATTGCCGGCGAAGGTGATGGTGGCGCCGAATTCGCCGAGCGCGCGGGCCCAGGTCAGCGCGGCGCCGGCGGCCAGGCCGGGGGCGACCAGGGGGAGGGTGACGGTGCAGAAGACCCGTACCGGGGAAGCCCCGAGGGAGGCCGCCGTCTCCTCGTAACGAGGGCGCAGGCCGGCCAGGGTGCCCTCCAGGCTGATGACCAGGAACGGCATCGCGACGAAGGTGGCCGCGACCACGGCGCCGGAGGTGTGGAAGGGCAGGGTGAGGCCGAAGGTGTCCTCCAGCCAGGGGCCGAGCAGGCCGCGGCGGCCGAAGCCGAGAAGGAGCGCGACACCGCCGACGGTCGGCGGCAGCACCATCGGCAGCAGGACCAGCGAACGCACCAGCGCCTTGCCCGGGAAGCTGACCCGCGCCAGCAGCCAGGCCAGCGGCACCCCCAGGAGGAGGGAGAGGCCCAGCGCCCAGAAGGAGACCAGCAGCGAGAGCCGCAGCGCTTCGGTGACGCCGGGGCTCGACAGGTGGTCGCCGATGTCGCCCCAGGTGGTGCGGGCGAGGATGCCGCACAGCGGCATCAGCAGGAACGCGATGGCCAGCAGCGCGGGCACGCCCAGCGCCAGGGGGGCGCGGGTGCCGGGGGTGCGGGGCCGGGCCGCCCGGGGTGCCGCCTTCGGCCGGGGCAGCGTGCGCAGACGGGTCATCGCGGGTCCAGCGGGGGTGTCATCGCGGGTCCAGGGGTCGCGGCGGAAACGTTCGGGCGGGCCGGTGGCCGGGGCCGGGTAACGGCGAGGGCGCCGCAGGGGGCCGTCCGCTCCCCCGAGCCGGACGGACCCCTGCGGCGCCACAAGGTGCAGTTACGGC is a genomic window of Streptomyces gilvosporeus containing:
- a CDS encoding ABC transporter permease, which translates into the protein MTRLRTLPRPKAAPRAARPRTPGTRAPLALGVPALLAIAFLLMPLCGILARTTWGDIGDHLSSPGVTEALRLSLLVSFWALGLSLLLGVPLAWLLARVSFPGKALVRSLVLLPMVLPPTVGGVALLLGFGRRGLLGPWLEDTFGLTLPFHTSGAVVAATFVAMPFLVISLEGTLAGLRPRYEETAASLGASPVRVFCTVTLPLVAPGLAAGAALTWARALGEFGATITFAGNLPGTTQTLPLEVYLLLQDSPEAATSVSLLLLVIAMAVLVALRGRWTGSTADRTARTRSVRLADTTDADTFPDADTAGLAAPDAAPSAVPAAPPAAESRWPLRAEVTGFTELTLDAGPGTTLAVVGPNGAGKTTLLRALLGLTPRAHAALRLGDTDVSALPPHRRGVAWVPQDGALFPHLSALTNTAYGLRAHGTPRAEARRTAQQWLDRLGVGHLAHRKPAQLSGGQAQRVALARALAARPRLLLLDEPLAALDQTTRAHVRHTLRRHLAGFGGVCLIVTHDPVEAVSLADRVLVLDGGRALQDAPPAEVTRHPRSPWVARMLGRNAWPGTTTDDGLGLDGGGQLIAADRLPDGTRALAIIAPEAVSVHLDRPAGSPRNVWPGTVREITSAGSRLRILVTSPKAPDLVAEVTPQAALELGLADGAAVWTSVKATEVTLVGL